In Erigeron canadensis isolate Cc75 chromosome 1, C_canadensis_v1, whole genome shotgun sequence, a single window of DNA contains:
- the LOC122583846 gene encoding syntaxin-71, whose product MSVIEILTRVDAICKKYDKYDVEKQRDLNVSGDDAFARLYAAVESDIETALQKAETASNEKNRASVVAINAEIRRTKAKLLEEVPKLQRLAMKKVKGLAPEEFAARNDLVLALPDRIQAIPDGGAAAPKQSGGGWAASASRTNNIKFDSDGRFDDDYFQQSEESSQFRNEYEMRKLKQDQGLDMISEGLDTLKNMAQDMNEEVDRQVPLMDEIDDKVDKATSDLRNTNVRLKHTVHQLRSSRNFCIDIILLCVILGIAAYLYNVLK is encoded by the exons atgagCGTAATCGAAATATTAACTCGAGTTGATGCAATTTGCAAAAAGTACGACAAATACGACGTTGAAAAACAGCGAGATCTTAACGTCTCCGGTGACGATGCATTCGCTCGCCTCTACGCTGCCGTTGAATCCGACATTGAAACCGCTCTTCAG AAAGCTGAGACAGCTAGTAACGAGAAAAATCGAGCTTCCGTTGTGGCGATCAATGCCGAAATACGACGGACTAAGGCTAAGTTACTGGAGGAAGTTCCTAAACTGCAGCGGTTGGCGATGAAGAAG GTAAAAGGACTTGCCCCTGAAGAGTTTGCTGCTCGTAATGACTTGGTTCTCGCACTCCCTGATAGGATTCAAGCAATACCTGATGGGGGTGCTGCTGCACCCAAACAGTCTGGAGGAGGTTGGGCAGCTTCAGCATCTCGTACAAACAACATCAAGTTTGATTCAG ATGGACGATTTGATGATGACTACTTTCAGCAATCTGAGGAGTCAAGCCAATTTAGgaatgagtatgaaatgagaaAATTGAAGCAG GATCAAGGCTTGGATATGATATCAGAAGGTCTAGATACATTGAAAAACATGGCACAAGATATGAATGAG GAAGTGGACAGACAAGTCCCATTGATGGACGAAATCGACGACAAG GTGGATAAGGCGACTTCAGACCTTAGGAATACCAATGTTAGACTTAAGCACACTGTTCATCAG CTGAGGTCTAGTAGGAACTTTTGTATCGATATTATATTGCTGTGTGTAATTCTGGGCATTGCagcttacttgtacaa TGTTTTGAAGTAA
- the LOC122595354 gene encoding NAC transcription factor 29-like, whose translation MEETKGTSIFDIQLPPGFRFHPTDEELIVHYLQKKVISTTLPAPIFAEIELYKFNPWELPNKALFGEDEWYFFSPRDRKYPNGVRPNRMAGSGYWKATGTDRPILGTSGEKIVGVKKALVFYKGRPPRGDKTDWIMHEYRLIDSSICSSRKPKESMRLDDWVLCKVKQKTSTPRNFCEDEYGQSKQPEKLMIGSTDMKPKLEILKETLFKDCPMLPFIFNSHMDFASINTMSSTISLEGSKISFNSPENRGNFQEAIEGSTKYEKKRKETNQEAFINPPKKLRSMKGVDEEITSLGMYTNEASLYGGDQSDMWTRMSAYQDLSHLTFM comes from the exons ATGGAGGAAACCAAAGGCACCTCAATTTTTGACATACAACTTCCTCCCGGTTTCAGATTTCACCCAACTGATGAAGAACTTATTGTTCACTACTTGCAGAAGAAAGTCATCTCAACAACCCTCCCTGCTCCTATCTTTGCTGAAATCGAGCTCTACAAGTTCAATCCATGGGAGCTTCCAA ATAAAGCCTTGTTTGGAGAAGATGAATGGTATTTCTTCAGTCCAAGAGATAGGAAGTACCCTAATGGAGTGAGGCCAAATAGAATGGCAGGTTCAGGATATTGGAAGGCAACGGGGACAGATAGACCTATTTTGGGAACATCTGGTGAGAAGATTGTCGGGGTGAAGAAAGCACTGGTATTCTATAAAGGTCGACCTCCAAGAGGGGATAAGACAGACTGGATCATGCATGAATACAGGCTGATTGATTCATCTATTTGCAGCTCAAGAAAGCCAAAAGAATCAATGAGG TTGGATGACTGGGTTCTATGTAAAGTGAAACAAAAGACTAGTACCCCAAGAAACTTTTGTGAGGATGAATACGGTCAAAGCAAACAACCTGAAAAGTTGATGATTGGTTCTACGGACATGAAACCTAAACTTGAAATCTTGAAGGAAACCTTATTTAAAGATTGTCCCATGCTGCCTTTCATCTTCAATTCTCACATGGACTTTGCTTCCATCAACACAATGTCTTCTACCATCAGTCTTGAAGGCAGTAAAATCTCATTTAATTCACCCGAAAACAGAGGAAACTTTCAAGAGGCAATTGAAGGGTCaactaaatatgaaaaaaaacgTAAAGAAACGAATCAGGAGGCTTTCATCAACCCTCCCAAAAAGCTTAGAAGCATGAAAGGTGTAGATGAGGAAATCACATCTTTAGGAATGTATACAAATGAGGCGAGCTTATACGGTGGAGATCAATCTGATATGTGGACGCGTATGTCGGCTTACCAAGATCTTAGTCACCTGACCTTCATGTAA